The nucleotide window tcttttttattttttcttaaaaTGCTTGGTGCCATGATCGCATAACTTTGGCTAGGTCAAACTCTAGTCATAATTATCCTCCTTTACATCGAAATCCCAACCAAAAGTTTTCATTCCAAATGTTTTGGGAGTGTATTTAGCAAAACCAAATACCTGCGAGGCAAAGGAAACGTGAACCAATACTTATTTCAGACAATACCTATTTTGAACTAGTACCTATCTAATTCAAACTTAAATGTAAACATTTGAAACCAACTTACTCTGAAAACTCTCAAGGAGAGTTTATAACTATTTGCCTTTAGAAAAAAAATGTCAGGAAACGACACCGATTGCGATCAACGGCAGTGTTCGGCTGGTGATATTCGACTGGCTGGTTCGTTTTTTTCTtctagtcagaacagtgttttctctttCACAATCTTCCAGCGTAAACAGTAAATTCTAGCTTGAACAGTGCTGAAATAATACTGGCCGAACACTCTCAGCATGAAGCAGTAGCGCGGCAAATTGCGTCTTTAAACGACACTGATTTACACAGCCGCTGTCCGCCGAGCACGCAAATAAAGCTCTCTGAATACATTTTTGTTTTCATAAAATACTTGTGTATTCACAAGGCAGGCACAGCTTCGTCTCGCTCAAAACTCGTAGTCCCCGCCGGATTCGCCGTGCCGCCGCGACTGGCTCTCGTGCATCCTCGTCATGTTCGCCCTCTGCACCAGGAGCACCAGCGACTGCACGACCTCGGACATCGGCGGCCGAAACTCCGGCTCGGGCTGCAGGAAGCCAGGAACCAGCGTCCACATTTCAGCAGTGTCAGAATTGTTGCTCACATATGGGGGCAATGAGAGCTGGATGCACTGAAGATAATTTTTCACCTGAACACATAGCGCGATGGCGTCGGCGAAGCGGGAGAGGGATTTGGACGGGTACAGCCCTTGCAGCGCGGGGTCTACCATCTGGTCCAGCGCGTCGATGTCGTGCAGCTGTGGAGTTGCCCATCGGCCTAGTGACTGCTCAGGCCGCGGTCGGGACCTGCAAAAGTTCAGAGAGAAAGTGCTGACTACAGGTGTTGCTACAACTAGAATTACCTGTCTCAGATTGTTCTTGTGGCACTTCAGAACAAATGCGAGAGAGGAAAAGAAGGTATGCTGCGGCGGATTGATCTGTGTTCACCTGTCAAACGGTTTCCGGCCAGTCAGAAGCTCTAGCATGACGACtccgaagctgtacacgtcgctcTTCAGGGAGTACCGACCAGACAAGGTCACCTCAGGAGCTCTGTATCCTGAGTTCTCATCTGATTCCTGAAATTGTTGCTTATATATTTAGTAATCTTGTGCAGAAAGCTTAACACTAACATTCCTTAAATTAGCACTCGTGCTATAAAGTTATGTTGAGCTCAACTTGGTATCATATAGCTTGTTGATCAAAGCTTAGCTTGCAGCTAGGTATGCAGAACTATTGTGCTAGCCATAAGATCCCGAATCTCTTCAGTTCTGTTACTGTAATGATAATCTATGCTTGCTACTTTACTTCTTGGTGACTTGATGTAGCATTTTGTAATTGAATAGTATGAACTTCATACATAATTATATATCATTAAAAACACTAGGTACTTCCACAAAGAAATAATAATGTAAAGCATTTCTTCTGCAGAGAAGTCAATCACAGATGTATTAAAAGTACCTGGAACTGGTTTGAAAGAAGGCCTGCAAACCCAGAATCAGAGAGGTGGGGATTCAGCTCACCATCCAATAAAATGTTAGATGACTTGAAATTCTTGTGCACCACAGAGGGTGAACAAGTCTCATGTAGGTACCTGAAAAGTTCATATGGTTACCATAACCTGTCAGTTCTAAAAAAAAGGGTGGTGAAAAGGCTGCACCACTTACTCTAATGCCCTTGCAGATCCAAGCGCAATCTTGACACGGTTGTTCCAAGACAATGGCTTGCTGCGTTCATCCTTCAGATGAAGGAAGTCATGGAGAGAACCGTTTCTGTAGAATTCATATGCCAGCAAGCATTGTCCATGCTCTGAGCAGTAACCAGCAAGCTCAGCAAGGTTTGGATGATTCAGCCTTGAAATGTTTGCAACCAACTCAACGAACAAATCTGAAGGATGGCTTGGAAATGCAGAAAAGTTTATTTTCTTTATAGCCATGACCTGAAATTTACCATCCAGAAAGTGATGATATCGTAATAGTTTGGATCATAAtttgaaaatcatgaaactgaaatgaagcatatcatcaacatatgaTAGCCTAATAATTGGTTTGAACATGTAAGAATTAGCCATATACCTTCTGATCACCGAATTTTGCTTTGTAAACACGGCCTAACGATCCCTCACCGATAAGACTGTCAGGACTGAAACTGCCTGTTGCCACCTGAAGGTCTGCCACTGTGTATGCAGGTATTGTGATGGAAGACAAACTTACTTTCCTTGAGATGGACTTGTTAGTGGTATCATTTTCATCGAAGGACTTGCGCAGGTCGATTTTTGTTGGAGGCTTCAAACTCATCGAAACAGTCTTCTGCAATTCTTCTTTGCCAATTGTCGATATGATTTTGATAGATTTGATCGATTTCATCTCTGAATAGCATGGTTTTAGGCACAAGGATAACACATTATGTAATCAtcttccacaagaaaaagaatacagaAGGGAGAAATTGCACAATTCATCTTTAAAGATATGAGCTTGTGGTTCCTACTAGAACAGCAGCAATAAGATGAAGACACAACTACTGTCATACTTACGTTTAAGTCCAGAAGCAAGAGGGCTGAGAGGTTCATTTTGTTCAGGGTCTTGTCCCTGTGATAACCTCCAAGATTTCCTTTTGATCACAAGGAATGCAACTATTGCGCCAACAACCAGCAAACATATTACGATTCCTGCTACTGCACCACCATCAAGTTTGGAGTGTTTGCCACCATCTTCGGCTGGGGTACCTTTACCAGCAG belongs to Miscanthus floridulus cultivar M001 chromosome 4, ASM1932011v1, whole genome shotgun sequence and includes:
- the LOC136552731 gene encoding protein STRUBBELIG-RECEPTOR FAMILY 7-like; this translates as MAGAAVGVVVLFLAAASFGVNANTDSNDVNSLNVFYRTMNSPPQLTNWVSQNGDPCGQSWLGVTCSGSRVTAINLSGMRLNGTLGYNMNQLTSLVQLDMSNNNLGGSDIPYNLPPNLQSLNLEGNNFTGTVPYSISQMVALRNLNLGHNQLSNINDMFSQLTNLTTLDLSYNIFSGNIPQSFNSLTSLKTLYLQNNKLSGTIDVLTNLPLNDLNVENNQFTGWVPDKLKGINNLQTSGNSFNNGPAPPPPPSTPTLSPPSPNTPPPSWRPAVPSTAGKGTPAEDGGKHSKLDGGAVAGIVICLLVVGAIVAFLVIKRKSWRLSQGQDPEQNEPLSPLASGLKQMKSIKSIKIISTIGKEELQKTVSMSLKPPTKIDLRKSFDENDTTNKSISRKVSLSSITIPAYTVADLQVATGSFSPDSLIGEGSLGRVYKAKFGDQKVMAIKKINFSAFPSHPSDLFVELVANISRLNHPNLAELAGYCSEHGQCLLAYEFYRNGSLHDFLHLKDERSKPLSWNNRVKIALGSARALEYLHETCSPSVVHKNFKSSNILLDGELNPHLSDSGFAGLLSNQFQESDENSGYRAPEVTLSGRYSLKSDVYSFGVVMLELLTGRKPFDRSRPRPEQSLGRWATPQLHDIDALDQMVDPALQGLYPSKSLSRFADAIALCVQPEPEFRPPMSEVVQSLVLLVQRANMTRMHESQSRRHGESGGDYEF